GGACCCATGATCACTTTTTTAACGGACGAAACTTCGCGTGGAAGACAATCAAGGTGGGGCCCATTTGATTGTCTCTCTTAAAGTGGggtcccctctctctctctctctctctctctctctcagctaTGCTGTTAATTGACGAACGGGAGAGAGAGCTTTTCCCTTTGCTTTTATGGTTGTTGGGTGTTGTGTTCATACAATCTCACACTTCTCGCAGAGTGACAACAAAGTGTGAAAGGTAAGTCATGCACCCCAAGTCAACATGAAGTCTTAAAAGTTTTCTAGACAACAAATTCAAGaatatattgttgttgttactGTGATTTGaagaaatattaatttgatgTTTTTAATGTTATTATCCGAATTAATAATGGATGAATGATTGAGATTTCTATACTTACAAACAAAATTGCATATGGTGTTTCATTTGGATGTGTCGGTGAGATAACATCTTAAGAAGATTTTGATTAAGTAATTACTAATGAGAccataaaaatcattaaagttGTCTATCTTAATGGACGACCATTGCATCATTAgtgagtcaaaaaaaaaagtaactgcTCAACACATTTAATAACGACCATCAAAAGTCTTAAACTTTCTTATCAAgacaaaaaaatgttacaattaGGGTAATAATTACTCTAATTTATGTCAATAGCTACCTAAGTTACCTAAATACCtataaaatgtataatttgCCTCACTTGCTAAGGTATATCAAAACATATGACAAAACTACTATGTGTGTACAAAATATATAAGCTAATTCTGACTCAAGCATCTGAGGCTCCCCTACCAGGCATAGCCTGGTAGTTTCTTCGATCAATCTTCTTTATCTTGTAAATCCTACAAGATCATCTAATACTTCGGATTGGACGAGTGACCTAACTGACGATTTTTAGCATCATCAGTTACCACTATAACATATAGAAATATCACTTAATTTAAAAGAGTTAAAACTATGAGTTTAAGTCTAACTATTTTATATTAACCAATCACgcttttcattattatttaatgtgaGACTTCACCCACACATACATATCCAACAAATGACacctaatcatttttttttagtagcaATTCAAGGTCTAGATCACTTAGACCTTGGCTTAGGGTTCCAAATAAGAAATAAGCCATTTGGTATAGGCTTAAGGCCaccaatttgaaaaaagaaaaaggtagaaTGAATTTATGTTCTCTTCCCTATTCTCAAGAAGTCCCTTAAAATTATTAGCCAATAGAGATCAAATCCAATtagaagttaaaaaatattgtgagtgCATAAAATAATCATTAACGACTAATTTACATTAACAGTTTGATGCTCCATTTTTGTTTATGTCAATATCCCACAAAATAAATTGTCAACATTATTCATTTAATCTCCAACATGACTATTCACTAaataacctctctctctctcaacactaGAATGTCTAGATTTCATCCAATGCGTGTAAACTAGGTTTGAACTCCAAACCTTTAATTCAATGACAAAACCCTTTATTAGTTAAGGTAATTAGAATCCAcaactcttcaaaaaaaaaaaaaaaaaaaaaaaaaactagaatcctcaagattttttttttttttttttttttaatggaaaagaaGAATTGATTAAAACAAAACGGAGGAGAACTACAAAGAAGCAGGACTGCTTGCCTCGACTCTGATTATAGACTCAAAACAGGGGGGACAGCAGCCTATATCAGAAGAACTAAATACATTATGCTTAAGAGACCATTTGACCAAGGTGTGGGATGCACCATTTGAATTCCTAGGAACCCAGTTAACAGAAACATTTGTCAATTAGGAGAGCAAAAGAGACATGCCAGAGCAGATATTGAGAATTCTCCATGGAATTTCGGGCTCTAGCTTTGAAAGAGCCTCAACAACAACTTTGGAGTCGCTCTCAATGAAAATTAATTCAAAGACCAAGTTGGCAGATAGTTTTATAGCCCATTTCAAAGTGTCAACTTTCACCTAGAGAGGGAAGTTGGTGTTTACCTTCGTGGAGTACGCAAATATATACTTCCCTCTCCAATCTCTAGCCACAGCATCAATAGAAGAATAAATTGGGCTTAAAGTCGCATCtacattaatttttaatgttgATCTTCTTGGCTTGGACTAGACACAAGGAGGGCCACATGAGTGAAGAATAAATTGGCCGGAATGGTTGGGTCTTGTACTCCCATGTTCTTCAGAGTAGAAATCTTTACAAAGATATAATCCAAATTCGGTGGGCTGCCTTCAAAAAATGAACTTGGTTCGGATGCTTCCATATCCAGATTTGCACTCCTCATCATGGATCTGAGACATTAAGCATAATGTTTATTACATCTAGTGGTCAGGGCAATATAGAATCATAGATAAGGCATAAGTGTATGAACCATCTTGGGCCAGAGTTGACCCAAACTGTGTCACCTCATCTCTAGGGCTAGTTTTGCAGTGGGCCTAGTTTCCAATTCTCACCCAATTGCAACTTGGGTACACGGTGTGGCCCGGATTTAGCAACCCGGATCCGAACCCAATTAACACCAAAAACCAGAGCTTAAACCCTAGAAATCCCCTAGTGTTCAAATCCTTCATTTTCATTTCAGTAAAAAAGGGTTTTTGGAAAATCTGAGCAGCCATGAACAGAGCTAGGCCAATCCTCACATCACTCAGACTCGCCAACTCGCTCCTCTCGACTCGGGTCTCCTCAACTCGGTCTCTCTTCACTCAGGTGACTCAGTACTCTGACTTTCattctctttcaaaaaatcaatcTTTTTCCCATTCCCATTTCCTCAATACCCATCAAAAGCTATTCTTCTCATCGAAACCAAACTCGGCCATTGAACTCGTTCTGGCCAACGATTGGTCCTACGAGTTGGAgcacgagttagaaaaatcgTGTCCAACGCTGACCCATGAAACAGTTATTTACATTTTGAAGAAACTGGACAAAGACCCAGAAAAAGCTGGAAGCTTTTTCAACTGGGTCTGTGAGAATACTGGGTTTAGACCCAGTTCTTTGGTGTATAGCTTAATGCTTAGGATTTTGGTTAACAAAGAGACAATGAAGCAGTTTTGGATTACACTTAGGAAAATGAAAGAGCAAGGGTTTTATGTTGATGAGGAAACATATTTGACAATTGCGGGGCAGTTAAAGAAAGCAAAGATGGCCAGTGATGTAGTGGCTTTGAACCACTTTCACAATAGGATGCTTTCAGAGAATGCAATGGAGAATGTTGTGAGGAAAGTGGTTGATATTGTTTTGGGGTCAGAGTGGAGTAATGGGGTTGAGAATGAATTGGGGGAGATGAAAATTGTGTTATCAGATAATTTCGTGATACGGGTTTTGAAGGTACTTCGGAATTACCCTTCGAAAGCTTTGAGTTTTTTTCATTGGGTTGGCAGGTGTAATAATGGTCACGAGCACAATACAGTGACTTATAATGCGGTTGCCAGGGTTCTCGGTAGGGATGATTCAATTGAGCTTTTTTGGAGTGTTGTTGAGGAGATGAAGAGTGCTGGTCATGAAATGGATATTGACACTTATATAAAGATATCGAGGCAGTTTCAGAAGGTCAAGATGATGGAGGATGCGGTGAAGCTTTATGAGTTCATGATGGACAGTCCATTTAAGCCCTCGGTCCAGGACTGCAGCATGCTTTTAAGAAGCATCTCAGCCAATGATAACCCaaatttggatttggtttttCGAGTTGCAAAGAAATATGAGTCAGCGGGGCATACTCTTTCTAAGGTTGTGTATGATGGGATTCATAGATCGTTGACAAGCGCAGGGAGGTTTGATGAGGCAGAGAATATTATGAAGGCTATGAGAAACGCAGGGTATCAGCCTGATAACATTACGTACAGCCAATTGGTTTTTGGACTTTGTAAGGCAAGGAGGCTTGAAGATGCTTGTAAGGTGCTGGATGAGATGGAAGCAGAAGGATTTCTTCCTGATATTAAGACTTGGACAATTTTGATTCAAGGGCATTGTGTAGCTAATGAACTTGACAAGGCGTTAATGTGTTTGGCAAAGATGGTAGAGAAGAACTGCAATATTGATGCTGATCTATTGGAAGTCTTAATAAACGGTTTCCTACATTGGAACAGAATAGATGGTGCATACAGATTGCTTGTGGAGATTGTAAATAAGGAACGTATAAGCCCTTGGCAAGCTACATATAAAAAACTGATTGAAAAGCTTTTAGGCAATGGGAAACTTGAAGAAGCACTGAAATTGCTTCATTTGATGAAGAAGCAAAACTACCCACCTTTCCCAGAACCCTTTGTCAAATATATTTCAAAGTTTGGGACTGTGGAGGATGCTGCAGATTTTTTGAAGGCATTGAGCGTGAAAGAATATCCTTCCTCTTCAGCTTATCTTCATGTTTTCCAATCATTCTTTCAAGAAGGTAGAGAGTCTGAAGCCAAAGATCTGCTTTTCAAGTGCCCTCATCATATTCGTAAGCATAGCGAAATTTGCAATCTTTTTGGTTCTGCACAGAACGACAATGCCACTTCATGAGCCTTAACACTATGAGGAGTTTACCCAATCCAATCTTCTATTGTACAATTAAATTTGTTCAACActttttgatgaaattgattTGTACTCactgcataaattcaagaaaaattaatttgaagctTTTAATGTTATTATCCGAAATCATATAATGATGGATGAATGATTGTGatttctactttcaagcaaaattCCATATGGTGTTTCATTGTATTGGATGAGACACAAGAGTGACACCTAATCATTTTTTAGGGGTGGTTCAAGGTCTTGCTCATTTAGGCTGCTTAAGGCCTCCAAATAAGAAATAAGCCATGTAAGCCATGTGGTATAGGCTTAGTGCACGTTTGGATAACACTGAAAACTAAAAGTTTTCAACGTTCAGCGCTTTTTAGTGGGTTCCATGCACTATTCACAAGATCTGCAaatacttttttcaacaaaaagaattttaaaactgggtctcatgatactattcacacatttaaaaattattttgctatattatttttaattttcaacaataagcagtattcaaacagacccttaaagccaccaatttggaaaaaagaaaaaaggtgtAATGAATTTATGTTCTCTTCCCTATTCTCAAGAAGACCCTTCAAATTATTAGCCAATAGGAATCAAATCCAATTAGAGGcttaaattgtttaaataaaaaatattgtgagtatgttaaaagttaaataatcATTGACGACTAATTTACCTTAACAGGTAACAATGATTCGAGATTTTGCAACTTAAACAcccataattttaaaaacaagtgttgtatttttttttttttttttttttttttgctgaataaaacAAGtgttgtattaaaaaatatatatatatttgatagttACATAATGGATTTGAGACATTTTTtctgttattaaaaaaagaaaaaagttatagATAACCAACACAATGGATGAGAAGGCTCGactgtttattatatttaagtGATTAGGGCAATATGGTTTAGGCCTACGTGTATGAACCATCTTGGGTCAGAGTTGACCCAAACTGTGTAACTTCTGGGGCTAGTTTTCTACTGGGCCTGGTTGAGCTGGTTGAGTAAGGGCTGTCAAAAATGCAACAATTCACATGTTATATTTCCTAGCTCTCACCCAATTGCAACTTGAATACAAGTTCTAGGCCGGTGCTTGAAGATGACTAGACTATGTTGGGCTAACCAGTTCCTAATTGGGTCGCCCAACCGAGTAGTGACCCATTAAGGTATAAACGGCTTGCAAATGAACAATGAACTTGGTTGATCTTCAAACCAAAAGAAATAACAAGCATTAGTGCACATGTTCTGGAATgttctgcttcttcttcatgCTCGTGTGTTACTGTTAAATCTTCGTGCATGTAATCCTGGGATACTTAGCTATACTTTTATTGAATAATCAGAATTTGTATGGGGCATGGCCAAGTACTTTTATCagtcaagaatcaagattatttTGTAGCCATTGCTATCTGTGCTTATATATGGTGGTTCTCTAGATTGGATGTTGACCATTTACTCTGCCACTTAAAGCTTCAAATGTTTGCCCCCAGTTTTATACTCTGCAGTAAGTGGCAGTTTTGTATTGAATCTTATTTCTCAAACATGGCTAAGATGCTCACatataataaaatcttatatttggaaaattattgGTATTGAGCTTTTCTAGATGTTTTGAGTTCAATAcaaattttgaagaaattattttatacacCTTCATGTAAGAGAAGGGCATAGTGTAGTACATCCGGTGCACTAAATAAGCTCAGCAACTTCTGACATGAAACCTTTCATTTCAATactttgattttctactttgcAACACAGGTTTTGTCTGTCACAACTATTGAAACATTTGATATACAAAATATGAATAAGACCAGCAGAGAAGCGAAGTGTGAAAGCCCTGGATAGAAGCTAGACTCTTTATGAGTGAGGAAGAAATAAGCAACACCTTTGAAGTAGCAGCTAAATTTTGAGagacaacaaaacccaaaccactACTAGGGGTTCTACTTGTATCTACTAGTTGATTCAAAACGGAACAGGTGTACCAAAAGCACCATGAAACACATTTCATATTCATTTTCATGGAGCAAACGGAACCacatttcaatttcattttcataGAGTAAATGAAACCAAATGAAATATCCAAGTTGATATCTAACAAAAGCAATCCCTGCACAGATGAGACTAATCCTTGGATTGTGGGCAGTAGAAAAATTGGTCAAGCAGCTAACTGTTGAGGACCCAACTAGAGAGCACATTTGAGACAGGTAAAAGCAAATTTTGATTTAACATTACATCACAAActtaagaaaatttgaaaaatccgATTTGAGATTCCTAAATCTTAATTCTCTTCAGTACAacagttcaaacttcaaagtacCATTTCACATGCCGTTTCATGACTGAAATCTCAGGCCTTCCTACATATGAAGCACAGACCACTTCACATGCTCAATTGGCAATAACTCTTCAATCACCATTTAATTGCAGTATTGTTACCTCTATTAGGTTAGTTTGAACAGGAAGAAAAGCATCCTGCTTGTGTGACAACCTGGGCTGCAAGGACTAATCTAATGTGGTCTATACATCCCTAGAACCATGGCTTCAGTATCATGATGGATCTAAATCATTTGTCTTGATATAAGTAATTGTCTCATATTGGaccatcaacatcatcatcacAAATGGAGGCTGAAAATGGCAACTAATTGCAGTGGATTTAAACATTtagcattaaacacatcttttacATGAAGTGAGAACTCATAATTCAGTCAGGCAGCTCAGAAAGCTCGCCCCTTGCCGTATCTACCATTTTACACAAGAACTTGCTAGGGTCACAATTGTAAGGATTGGAGAGAGCTGCATGCGTCAAAAATGGAAGCTTTCTTAAAGATCGTCCACTCATTccctaagagagagagagagagagagagagagtcaaacaTCAAAAGTTAATTAAGTCAGCTTCTTTGGTCATTGAAAAATCTGCCAAATACAATGATAGGCAAAGAAAATTTCTTACTTACCTCACATGCTTCTGCAGCTTCAAGCAATTGTTTACACAGGTGAAATTTTGTCTGAGCCTCCTGCATCTCAGGCATACTCAACTTTTCTTTCATACTGGCAAAATTTGGAATTACAAGGTGATCACAATCCTACAGAGTTCCCAATATTTGTTAGTTGATGATACATATTTGGCAACATGTCTGCATCAGCACTTGGAAAGACAACAGTGAAGGTTCAAAAAATTGTTCCTTGGACAAGGTGAGAGAGAAGTATCTGCACCTGAAAATTTGATAAGATTCCCTTTTTCACAAGTTCCTGCAGACAGGATCTTAAAATTTCATAACGAGCTTGGAGTGTTGGAGGACCAACATATGCTTTGATATCAGCTCGATCAACAAATGCAATATCTGCAATCCAACAATGGATAAATAGTCAACACTAAATACATGCATTATGAAAGTTTTGAGAATTTTTCTCATAAATCCAATGAAATTTTCCAGAATGAAAAGAGACCTATATGGTCAATGAGAAAATTCACAGCATAAAATGCCAAACAACAATTTGtcaaagataaacaaaatgGGATTGTGAAATTTCCATGGTAAAcaaatgaagagaaaagagaattaaaaaagacaaaaagaaaggaTGGTTTGGAGAATATCCAGATCAACGGTCTGATTCAAACATAAAAAAGTCGTACTTAATGCACAAAACTCCCACTTTTTTGCGGGGTCTGGGAGAGATCATAGTAGGCAGCCTTAACTTCCAAACTTGCAACCTATCAATTTTGGTGGAAGGCTATTGCATAGGCCCATAGCACCGAGGCTCGACTTCTAAGAATATGTGTGCATGGTGCTAATAGTTTCataaaattcttattggttAAAAAAACCTCACAGGAAACTacaaattattgttaaataGATAATGATTACTTTGAAAAAGTGAACTGTGCTCCCACTGCTTTTAAAAATGATGCGGAACAGTAGAGGTCAGCTAGAATGGCACCAAATGGATTTGCATGGAATAAATATACCATCCAATGCTCAACAAATAACAACCTGTGTTAAAGAAGTGCAAGGCTTTAAAATGGCAATTTTGCACTTATCTGAAATTGAATATAGGCTTACCAATAGCAGTGGTAATATTGGAGGTTGTGAGAATTATCACATTTGGTGATGATTTCAATTTATCCATCTGAGTTAGTAGCGCATTCACGACCTGAAACGCACATTCCAAGATgcaataaatattaaaagaggagccattgtacatgttattctaaaatttatacTCTGTTTATGCACATGTAGTTGAGAAAAGTCAGAAAATTTATACAGAAAAAATAAGGTGGTAAGAGTGAAGTGCAATACCCTAATAGAGTCTGAAGG
The Quercus lobata isolate SW786 chromosome 10, ValleyOak3.0 Primary Assembly, whole genome shotgun sequence DNA segment above includes these coding regions:
- the LOC115962699 gene encoding pentatricopeptide repeat-containing protein At3g48250, chloroplastic, whose product is MNRARPILTSLRLANSLLSTRVSSTRSLFTQVTQYSDFHSLSKNQSFSHSHFLNTHQKLFFSSKPNSAIELVLANDWSYELEHELEKSCPTLTHETVIYILKKLDKDPEKAGSFFNWVCENTGFRPSSLVYSLMLRILVNKETMKQFWITLRKMKEQGFYVDEETYLTIAGQLKKAKMASDVVALNHFHNRMLSENAMENVVRKVVDIVLGSEWSNGVENELGEMKIVLSDNFVIRVLKVLRNYPSKALSFFHWVGRCNNGHEHNTVTYNAVARVLGRDDSIELFWSVVEEMKSAGHEMDIDTYIKISRQFQKVKMMEDAVKLYEFMMDSPFKPSVQDCSMLLRSISANDNPNLDLVFRVAKKYESAGHTLSKVVYDGIHRSLTSAGRFDEAENIMKAMRNAGYQPDNITYSQLVFGLCKARRLEDACKVLDEMEAEGFLPDIKTWTILIQGHCVANELDKALMCLAKMVEKNCNIDADLLEVLINGFLHWNRIDGAYRLLVEIVNKERISPWQATYKKLIEKLLGNGKLEEALKLLHLMKKQNYPPFPEPFVKYISKFGTVEDAADFLKALSVKEYPSSSAYLHVFQSFFQEGRESEAKDLLFKCPHHIRKHSEICNLFGSAQNDNATS